The DNA window GTTAGCATACTTACGAAGCGGTGAGATTGAAGCTGATTCCAGAACCGGACTACGGAACATTGGATCAAAATATATAACATCTGCACTATTATCAGCTAGCCCGCGTAATACTTCTAAATGATCCGCACATCTTACTTCAATTCTTCGTAACGCCTCGTTAAATGGTTTAATTCTGCATTCGTAAGAAGATAAACCCTCGCGAAGCAAAGCCGAAAGAGAAAGTGAGGCTTCCAGAGCAAGTACATGCCCCTCTGGGCCTGCTCCTAGAGCAAACACCATGGAATCCGCTCCAAGTCCAGCTGTGCAATCGATAATAGTATCTCCAGGAGCTACACGCGCTGCTTCCAGCATATTATCAGGTTCGCCTTTAAGTAGCCGCTTTGCTCGAACGAAGGCCATACTAGGATGGAATATCATCGGCTCTTCTCCTTCGCGGAACAAACGAACCTCTTCCTTCAGAATGATCAGAATATCCTGACCACCATATGTTTCAGACAATTTAGACAGCGATGTACGGTTACGTGGTACATAGATAGCACCTGTTTCTTGAGCCAAAGTAACCGCACGCCTCTCCGTCTGTGGAGAACTTTGATCACCTGTTGTAATAATCACTATGGTTCTCCTTTCGTTTACATAACCCGCTTAAATAACTTCTCCAAATCGTAAGTAGAAAAAGATACAATAATCGGCCGACCATGCGGACAAGTATAAGGCTGCTTACAAGCAGCTAACCGCTGGATTAGCGTATTCGCCTCATCGGGTGTTAACTTTTGATTGGCTTTGATAGATGCTTTGCAAGACACAAGAATAGAGGACTTCTCCCGTAGCTTCGCTAAATCAATCGCACGCTCGCTTAGCACCCACTCTGCCATTTCCTCAATAATTGCTGCCTCATCCCCTGGTGGGAACCAATAGGGGTGGCTTACAACTCGAAATGTCCCGCCACCGAAATGTTCAAGAATAACTCCCGCACTCTCAAACCACTGAAGCCTGCTACTCAACTTCTGACTGTCTGATGGTGTGAATTCCATTGTAATCGGAATTAGTAGTTCCTGAGAAGCATCTGCCGGATGTCCAAATTTTTCATAATAATATTCATAATTAACCCGTTCATGGGCAGCATGTTGATCAATTAAATAAAGACCTTGCTCGTTCTGAGCGATCAGATACGTACCATGATGCTGCCCAATCAACGACAGCTCCGGGAACTCTGGAAGCTCTGGAGTCGCCTCAGACGATCCATATAACACTTCTGACGTATTTACTCCAACAGGAGCGTAAACGGGTCTATAATCTGTTGCAGAAACACTCAACCGACCAGGTTGCCCAGTTCTCTGCTGTCCCCCTGCGGAAGAACTATTAGCAGTACTTGAAGAACTAGGTTGAGAGTACCTCTCTACACCTTTTGCAGGTGCTGAACTGAAATTATTCGCAGGAGCACGTTCCCGCAAGGAATACCCATCTACTGATTGAACAGGAGCTGTAGGTTGGGGTGTTGCCCCTTTGCTTGCTGCATCTATGTTAGGAGACTGAAAATGGAACTGCTCTTGAATAATTGAGCCGCTTTTAGCCTTCCCAATATTCTGTTTTACGACCTGAGGAATCAGAACCTGTGCTGATAGCATCGCTCGCAGACTCTCCTCAAGAAATGTATTCAGCTCTGGCTCTTTACTGAAACGTACCTCCAGCTTAGCAGGGTGCACGTTAACGTCCACTAGGGAAGGATGCATCTCTAGACTAATGACACCCAATGGATAACGATTGATGGGTAACAGTGTATGATAAGCCCTTAATATCGCTTGATGAAGCCCTTGGTTACGAATATAACGCCCATTGACGATGGTTGACATACCGCCACGGTTTGAACGCGTAAGTTCTGGTCGACCAATATAGCCACTGATACGGTAGTCAAGATTTTCCGCTTCAATCGGAATCATCGCTTTCGAAGCATTCACACCGTATATTGATGCGATCACCTGAAGTAGACTTCCACCTCCAGGACTCTGTAACAATGTATTACCATTGTGTCTAAAAGTAAAAGCGATATCTGGATGCGCAAGGGCCTGACGATACATCACATCAGAAATGTGACCAAGCTCCGTCTGAATTGTTTTCATATATTTCAGCCTTGCCGGAGTATTGTAAAATAATTCTTTGATGATGATATCCGTTCCTTGGGGTGCAGCCGTCTCTTCATTCTGCTTCAGTGTGCCTCCCTCAATAGCGATGAGCCGTCCCAACCCTGTATCGTTATTGCATGAGACAAGCTGGACCTTCGACACAGCGGCAATACTTGGCAGTGCCTCACCGCGAAAACCGAGGCTGCGGATTTGGAACAAATCACGGCCGGATGACATTTTACTAGTAGCGTGACGGTAGAATGCCGTTTCGCAATCCTCGGGATCCATACCGGAGCCGTTATCCGTAACTCGGATCGATTGAAGTCCACCTTCTTCTGCTGTTACCTCAATTTTACGAGCTCCCGCATCAATCGCGTTCTCTACAAGTTCCTTCACGACCGACGACGGTCGTTCAACCACTTCACCGGCAGCGATTTGGTTCGCGATATGCTCGTCCAATACTATAATTTTGGCCATTGCTTTTGTCCCCCTCCGCTCCTCAATTCCCCATTTACATCTCTACAACAGCATCATAGGTCTTTAGCCTTCATCTTCCAATCATTGATCAACTGCATCGCCTGAAGTGGTGTCATATTCATGAGGTCAGCATTCTTCACCTGGTTGATAAGATGACGTACACCCGCATCCTCATGTGTAGACTTCACTTTCTTCACTGGGGGTTCTTCCCCAAAAATCGAAAGCTGTACAACCTCTGCACTCAAGGTAGTGTTCTCATCCTCAATAAGGGAGGCCTTGTCGACTATTTCTACTAGAGACACCGCTGGTTCATTAGTCTCAGTTACTTTTCCTTGTTCTGAGTTTACAGTTGCCGTAGCTGCAAACGTAGCCGTTGTAGCCGTTAGTTCAACCGCAGATTGCTCAATATTTTGCAATAACCCGTAGGCACGTTCAATGATTCCACCAGGAAGTCCGGCCAAACGAGCACAGTATATACCATAACTTGTATCTGCAGCACCTGGAATAAGTTTTCGTAAAAAGTGGACTTTATCGCCGCTCTCTTGAACAGCCATTCGGTAATTGCGTAGTCCTACAAGACTGCTCTCAAGATGGGCCAATTCATGGAAATGTGTCGATACCAGCGCTTTACAGCCGATATGATCATGGACGTATTCGATGACAGCCTGCGCAATCGCCATCCCTTCACTCGTCGATGTTCCCCGCCCTAATTCATCGATGATGATCAAACTGCGAGAGGTTGCTTTCTCCGTCATAACTTGAATATCAGCCATTTCCACCATGAATGTACTTTGACCACCGATTAGATCATCCGCAGCACCAATTCGCGTAAAGATACGGTCAACAAGTGGGATCTGAGCAGATGTTGCTGGTACAAAACTTCCGATTTGGGCCATAATCGCAATCAGTGCAACTTGACGCATATAAGTACTTTTACCAGCCATATTAGGTCCCGTAATCAACAGAATACTAGCTTCATCCTTACATAATTGAGTCCCATTAGCGATAAACGCAGAATCACTCATCACCGATTCAACGACAGGATGACGTCCTTGCTCCACCTTCAGGTCATAGCCATCAGTGAGTGTCGGTTTGACGAATCCATTCTCTGCAGCAACGGCTGATAATGAACGGTAGACATCAATTTCAGCAATATGTTCTGCTAGTGACTGCAAACGGGAAATTTCAGCTGCAACAGTCTCTCGCAGCTCAGTAAACAATGCAAATTCTAGATCGACCATTTTCTCTTCAGCTTCAAGAATGAGGGTTTCCTTCTCCTTTAACTCTGGAGTTACATAGCGCTCAGCATTGGCAAGTGTCTGTTTACGTTCGTAACGTCCTTCAGGTAGAGAAGCCAAATTCGATTTCGTCACTTCGATATAGTAGCCAAACACCTTGTTGTAGCCGATCTTCAACGACTTAATACCGGTAGCTTGCCGTTCAGCAGCTTCCAGCTCAGCAATCCAGCGCTTGCCGTTAACTCCAGCTTCACGGAGCTCGTCCAACCGTTCATGATAACCCGGCTTAATAATTCCACCGTCTCGGACCGATACAGGAGGTTCATCAGCGATCGCAGCATCTATTCGATCAGCCAAATCATCACATTGATCCATTTCCTCAGCAATCCGCCGGAGCGTAGCCGAGGAAGCACCCTGTAACAATGATTTGATCTCAGGTACTTGCCGAAGCGAAGACTTCAAAGCGATCATATCGCGACCGTTGGCATTACCGTATGCAATCCGGCCTACAAGCCGTTCTAAATCGTAAATCTCTTGGAGAGCTACCTTCAGGTCCTCTCGAAGAATAAACGCGCTATGCAGATGATCTACAGCTTCCAATCTATCTTCGATTGCGCTTCGCTTTAATAATGGCTTGTCTATCCAGCGCCGAAGCATACGAGCGCCCATTGAAGTCTCTGTACGGTCAAGCAACCACAATAGCGAACCCTTCTTCGAGCGCTCGCGCACCGTCTCTACAAGTTCAAGATTTCGACGGGTAAAGGGATCCAGAATCATAAAATGTTCTGGTTCGTACGAGGAAATCTTCGTTAATTGACCTAACTGACGCTTCTGCGTCTCACTAAGATATCCTACAAGCAATGCGATACAATCGCGACGTTCCGGTTCTAATCTAACCCATACCGCTTCACCAAATTGTTTCCTGCTGTTCTCTTCTTTCATCTTATCCCATGGAGTGTACACAACTGGTTTGCCTAGTGGGGTTGCTTGCCCAGCAATCCAATCCAGTAATTCTGCATCTCCAATCATTTCTGCGGGATCGTACAATCCAACCTCATCACGAAGCCACTGCTTATTGGATGGCGAAGATGTCACATAAAGCTCACCCGTTGATAAATCACAGGAAGTTACTGCCATGAGGCCTTGGCGTTCGGTCACGCAAAGTATATAGTTATTCGCCCGCTCCCCCATAACCTTGCCTTCCATCACCGTTCCGGGTGTTACCACACGGACGATTTCGCGACGAACGACTCCTTTGGCTGCAGCAGGATCTTCTACTTGTTCGCAAATAGCTACTTTGTAACCTTTTTCAATCAATCGATAGATATAATTATCCGCCGAATGATAGGGGACACCACACATCGGAATTTTCTCCTCAGTTCCGCCCCCTCGTCCGGTCAGCGTAATTTCTAGCTCTTTTGAAGCCAGAATAGCATCATCAAAAAACATCTCATAAAAATCACCCAAACGAAAAAACAAAAAAGCATCTTGAGCCCCGGCTTTGACGCTCAAATATTGTTCAATCATTGGTGTGTATGTTGGCGTACTCATAATCACCCTCCACTCATCGCAGTTATTCAAATAATCAGAAGCTGACTTTTTGAACTTCCACTCACAGATCTCTATTATACCAGAAAGGAAGGAGCGCTTACGAGGGGTTTTGTATTTTCCAATGCCTTCTTATGTCGGTGGATTCATCCCACGTTCGTCCTGACAATACCGCTTCAAAAAAAGGAGCGATATAGCTTGCGTATCGGGGATAAGCCTGAAGAGCGGTGATTTGATCTATTAGAGGAGGTAGAATGTCACGGATAACCTCTTGGCGGCCTTCATAAAAGGCAGAGTAAATTTGTTCATCTTGTAATGGTCTGGCTGTTAAAGCCTCCACATTCTCGGCGATAAGCCGTGATAATGCCACCACACCCTTCGTGACCAACGGAGAGATCAAAAAACTGGGGAGTGTACGATACTCGAAGCCACCATATGGTTGAATGCGAAAATCACCAAGAAACCCGTAACGTGGACGACGACGAAAACTTCGACTATCCTCCAATACGGATACAGGCAGTGCTAAATAGTTATCTAAGCTTCGTAACAGTTCAGCGCTGAGTGGTACTCCACTGAAATGTAAGTGTCCTCCAAGCGGGAAACCCTGCTGGGGCATACCCCCCGCCTGCCAAAGTAATCTTTTGTCTGAAATTGAGACCATGGCTGATCGGAAAGCGCGTAGTAAATGACTCATCACTTCACGCGGTTCATGTCCCGGTGCAGGACGTAGCTCGACAAGCGGAAATAACAAGCGGCCCTGTATCCGTAAGGAGTCACAACCTGCTTCACCGCGACGATCAAGGTACCTCGATGCCGGAACAACTCTGCTACTTTCTTTGTCATAAAGAATAAACTCTGGATCCATTCCGATGAGCAGCTCCTCCTTATCCAAATGATGACAGAGCCTATCTAGAGTCTCGTTTATGGCCCTGGCAAATAGGTGCGCTGCTTCAGTTCCACGTAAATCGGGTGTAGAGGTAACCCCCTCAACAGTGAATCTGCCCTCTTCACCTGCAGAAATTACAACCTCTCCCATTTCTAGTTCCAGCGCATATAGAGCCCTAACTGCCGTAGCTTCTAATCGCTTATCGAGCAAAGACTGTCTGTCTGAATGCTCTTCTCTACTGACAGATGGAAGGACCTCCATTTTTCCTATCGGAAGAATTTGTACCGCATGCAAATGAAACACACGAACAACAAAACGACGGAGATATCTTCCCGCTTGAGACGGTAACTTCCCTGGAAGTTCAGCCCTCAGACCGCAAGCTCTTAGTCTTGACTGCCAACTTTCCACTGATTTACCTTGAAAATAGTTAGCATGCTTGTTGATTGCCCATTTGGTCATCCGCGGAGCGAAAAAAGCATTCTGTGAGCCATATGAAATCCATTCCGAAGATGATGCTCCCTTACCTCCCTCCTGCCGCTTAATTGCCGGATCATGAAGGACTTGATAACGCCCACCATAGGATTCTAATACCCGCAAGAGGGATCTACGCGATGGACCAGGCTCCATCTTGATTCTCATTAATATACTCGACTCACGACTCAAGACTGACTCCTCCTCCATCACAGAAAGCCTGCAACTCAACTTTAAGAGGTAGTTCAAAAATAAAAATATAAAAAAAGAGGGCAGACGCCCTCGACGACGTCGCCCTTGCTGCATATATTGCACTATCATCGTGAAGCATGTTAATCACCACTACTTACAGTTCGTCGTCGAGGAGATCCGGGTCTAAATCCTCGTAATCCCCGGAATCAGAACCAAAATCATAATCCTTATCTTCGTAGTCGCCACCTGGAACAACAAGAACGTTAATCTTCGTCTCAGCTACCAACTCGACGGCGAATTCGCGTTCAACCCGGATCGACACACGGCCTTCTCCAGACACACTGGCTTCAATGGTACTTGGTTCTTGCGTTGCCTCCGCAGAAACCTCTACTGTTGAAGAACGGTGTCTGTTGTCAACAAAGTTTAATGGAACGTTCTCTACATAGGAAATCGTTTCTTTGGCAACTTCTGTCTGCGAGTTCTTGTCATAGGAGTACCAGATGTTGATATCGTAAGTACCAATAACTTCAATTCCGTCACCGGCTGCAACCGCTTCGTACTGGTGGTTAATAATCCAAGCCCCCAGAATACTCGTCGGTTTGTGAGGCGGAGTCACGGTATGTGTTACGGTAGAGAACTTACGACCTTTTCCACAGATCGCTTTCGTTATAATCTCTCTACTTTGATATTTCAATGACATGTTTGAACCTCCTCCATACATCATTCACTACAAGTGTATGCAGGACATGGGCGAATGTTGAATACCTTATGATAAATAAATATTGAATCCTTAATAAATATTGAAAAAATGCCTCAAACGAATCAAAAAAAGGCCTAATAACAGTCTAGGCTATTGTCTATTTTCACACCACAAACCAAATACATAAGAACAGGACATACTCCTAAGAGCATGTCCTGTCTTTAATCTTTATTTTTGGAGAGCTTTGAGCGCGGCCTCTACCTGTTTGAGTTCATTGTTAAATTTCTCAATTTGCGCATCATAGGATGCCAACTGATCCTCTTTCTTTTTTAACCCCTCTGTCGAGCCTGATTTTTTAAGTTTATCGATCTCATCAGCTAATGCTGCACGATCTTTTATAATTGGGGGTAACATCTCATCTTCCAGCAATTTTTTAGAAGCTTCTAACGATTGCTTGTCTTTGCCAATAAATATATTAACCGTATTTGGGTCAACGGGAGTCGTCGTCTCTTTAGAGCCTGCATTCGTAGTCACATTAATCGTTTTCCCCGTTACTTTAACTTCAGCTCCAATTGCATCAGCAAACGCACGAACAGGAATATTAGCTCGACTATCGATTATGGCACCTTTATCAGCCAATGTTACTGAGTTTACAATGACCGTGTATTCACCAGTAACTTGCTTACCTATTAAACTTTTGACCTGTGCTGCTAAGGCGCTTCCTGAAGTTGAAATCACTGCCCCGATCACAATACCACTCAATAGATACGCCCATTTTTTCATAGCTACTTACCTCCGTTTAGTATCGTTATGACCATCATACCATATCATCTGACTTTATTTGTACAGGCTCTTTGTATTTCTTGGCAATATTAAGGTAGATCCCTAATTCCCGGCAAACTTGCAGTATGGCTGAACGAATTTCAAATTCCTCACGCGTTGATGGTAACTCCATCATTTTGAACTCCTCTTGCATCATTTCAAGCAACCTCTCTGTTTTGCCCGTATAGGTTGTATCGACTACATCGATACTGAGTTGATCGAACAAAGTGGCTGCTACTTCGCCTTGCGGCATTCGTTGGTATACCCGGGAAATAAGCTCTAACATATATTCAACCCGTTCCAACTGTTGCTTGCGCATATAAAAATAAACATTCCAAGCATCATTGGGGTTAATCATCTGATTCTCTAAGGCATGGTTAGCTGTAGTCTGACCTTGGGCGATAAGTGTTCCCGCATCAATCAATTCTTGACCATTCCATACATGATATGGATCACGTAAAGAAACAGCAATTTGTTTGAAAATAACGGAGAATAGCTCGTCCACTTTGTTCCGAATATCACTGAGCTTGTGCTCATGCTTTGGCATATAAGCGAAATTTACAAGCGTTGCATAACCTAGACCGATCACGAGTAATTCAATTTGTGTTACCATCGTGTGGAAACTCAAATCTTCGCCACCAAACACACGAAATACAACTACAGAGCTTGTTACAATCCCGTCTTTAAAATTAGCGCGAGCCATTAATGGGAAAGCAATCATGATGTACAGGGCAAGTACCCAAAAATGAAACCCAAATAAATAAAATAACCCAAACGCAAGAATAAGACCGAGTATGGAAGCAAAAAAACGCGTTGAAACTGTATGTAGGCTGCGCTTGCGCGTTACATCCACCCCTAGAATAGCCAATAGCCCGGCGGATAAGGGATTTTCTACACCCAAACTATCTGCAGTTAAGATGGACAACAACGTTGCCACAGCTGTTTTGATCACCCTGAATCCCATGTAACCACCCTTTACTCCCTGTGCTGACAAATGATATGAAATCTATCCTACTTGATTTCTTATATTCGCACAATGACAGATTGTCCATATTGTTTGCAGAAAAAGGAGCGTTATCGCTCCCGAACTAACTTCCTTTCCACATAGACCACTAGCTGATACATCCCTGTAGCCACCACGGCAATAATAACTAAGCTTGAGATGACAAGAGTAAAATTGAATACCTGGAACCCATATACGATCAAATATCCAAGGCCAATTTTGGCAACGAGAAATTCACCGACGATAACACCAACCCAAGCCATCCCCACATTAACTTTCAGCGTGGATACGATCGTTGGAAATGAAGCTGGAAGAATGGCTTTCAAAAATACATCGCGACGTTTGCCCCCAAACGTGACAATAACTTTGATCAGGTTACTATCCACCTCGTTGAAGGCGTTATATACGACCAACGTCGTTATAATGACCGTAATCGAGAGCGTAGTCATAACGATTGCTGTAAATCCTGCGCCAAATAGGACTATAAAGATCGGTCCCAGTGCCACCTTTGGCATACTATTGAAGACAACCATATAAGGATCAAGCACTTTGGATAAGAACGGTGACCACCATATGAGCACGGCAAGTAACGTCCCTAATAGTGTACCCAGTAAGAACCCTATAGCTACCTCTCCAACCGTCATGGCTAGGTGAGGCCATAGTTCACCGCTTATCATATCCTTAATAATTTGTGCACCAACTTTAGAGGGATAACTAAAAATCAGTACATCAATCCACTTCATACGACCTGCGAGCTCCCATAGTAAAATAAAAGACAGAAGCATTAGCATCTGAACAGTAAATACCCAAAACTTTGTGCGGCGTTTCTGAAGTTTATATTGGATCCATTTCTCATGGAGCCACTGTTCTCGTGCGTGTCCCGACATTGTGGAATTGCTACGCTCCAATCGTTATCCCTCCTTTCGATTCGAATTGCCCGAACTGTCCGAGTCTTCTAGCTCTTTCCAAATTTCATGAAAAAGCTCATTGAAACCCGCCTCTTTCCGGGCAAAAAACGGTTGCGTCCTGGCAATATTGTCCGGGATATTGAATACGCCTTTGATTCTCCCTGGTTTAGCTGCTAGGACAATCACCCGGTCGCTAACTGCGATTGCTTCAGATAGATCATGAGTAACCAACACACCTGTCTTCTTCCGTTGTTTCAATGTATCGACTACAAGATCTTCAAGCTGCAGCTTCGTCTGATAATCCAATGCTGAGAAAGGCTCATCAAGCAGTAACAAGTCAGGATTCGTCGCAAGTGTTCTGACTAATGCCACCCGCTGACGCATCCCACCTGACAAATGGTTGGGATGCAGCTTCGCTGTGTCTGCTAGCCCCATCCCATCCAGCAATTCAAGTACAAAATCAGTGCTTTGATTATTTAATCGTCCTGTTAGTTCCAACCCAAGCAGCGCATTATCGAGTATAGTCCGCCAAGGGAACAAATAATCCTGCTGTAACATATACCCAACTTCTGGTGATGGACCTCCAACGGGCCTGCCGTGAAGTAATACCTCTCCATGTGAAGGAGGTATCAACCCAGCTATGAGTGACAACAGCGTGGTTTTGCCGCATCCACTAGGACCAACCAAACTAATCAACTCACCTGGCGCAACTGTCAGATTCATCCCCTCTAAGGCGAGAACCGCTTCTCGCCCTGTGACATATACGAGATCTACATCTCGCAGTTCGACGACTGGTGCCATGATTGACACACTCCTCCCTTATACCTCTATTTGTCTGATGATACTGCCGAATCTGCAAATGTGTTGTCCACCAGTTTCTCCGCTGGAACCCGTTCTTTCAATTCTCCCGCACTTTCCATAATATCAAGCAAATTGTTCCAAGCACTGTCAGTAAGCGCCGGGGACTCGGCATAGGAACCTTGCTCCAAATAACGTTTCACCGCACTTGCCAATATCGCTTGATCACTATCCTTGAAGAATGGAGAGATTGTTGTCGCTGTCTCTTCCGGTGAATGCTCCTTAATCCACAACTGTGCTTTGTGAATGGCATTCGTAAATTTCTGTACAACTTTCTGGTTCTTTTTTATATAGCTTTGCTTCGTCATAAAAACCGTATAGGGTAACTTACCACTTTCTGTTCCAAACGAAGCTACGACGTGCCCCTTACCTTCTGCCTCAAAGATCGATGCCTGTGGCTCAAAGAGCTGCACATATTGACCTGTGCCTGAAGCAAATGCCGCTGCAATGTTAGCAAATTCAATGTTCTGAATCAGCTCTAGATCTTGATGCGGATCAATATTATGTTTCTTCAAGGTAAATTCACCAGCCATTTGAGGCATCCCGCCTTTACGTTGGCCGAGGAACACAGAACCTTTTAATTTGGACCAGTCAAAATCAGTCATCTCATCCCTTGACACCAGGAACGTACCGTCCGTTTGTGTGAGCTGAGCAAAATTAATCACCGGGTCATCAGAGCCTTGTTGATACACATAAATTGACGTCTCTGCGCCGACCAGTGCAACATCGATAGCGCCAGATAATAAGGCTGTCATCGTCTTGTCACCACCAGGTGTGGTCTGAAGCTCTACATTAAGCCCCTCGTCTTTAAAAAAACCTTTTGCCAAAGCCACATACTGTGGCGCATAGAATACGGAACGCGTTACTTCACCAATCTTAACCGTTGGTATCTTGCCTCCAGTTCCTCCGCATCCACTGAGCGTTAAGGACAATGAGACCAACACCGCAAGCAACAGCGCAGCATATCGTTTTAACATATCGTTCACCTCTCCCTTTTGAATAGCAAGGCCATAACTTAATGTATGCTCCTGCCTATTAAAAGGTTAAGAATGCAAATACCCCCCGCCTGTTCGGCGAGGGGTAATAATGAACGTATAAATTATAATCCGTAAATTGCTGAGTATTTCTGCTCCAGATATTCAGCCAAATAATCCGGATTCAATTCTTCACCGGTAACCTTCATAATAATTTCCGATGGTTTCAATCCTTTACCATACTGATAAATCTTGTTCGAAAGCCACTCTTTGATCGGAGAAAGATTACCTTCTGCAATAAATCCTTCAAATTGTGGTAATTCTTTGCGGATCGTGTTCATAATTTGTGCGGCATACATATTTCCAAGTGCATAGGAAGGGAAGTAACCGAAGAGACCACCCGACCAGTGCACATCCTGTAATACGCCTAGACTATCATTTGGAGGTGTAAGACCTAGATACGAGCTATATTTCTCATTCCATACCTTAGGCAATTCGCTAACTGGAAGCCCTTCATTGAAGATTTGCTTCTCAATTTCATAACGGATAATGATATGCAAGTTATAGGTCAATTCGTCAGCTTCGATCCGGATCAAGGAGTTTTCTACGGCATTAATCGCCGGATAGAATTGATCCACGGTAATGTCCTTCAGTTGTTCCGGGAAATGCTGCTGTAAGTCACCGTAGAACCGCTCCCAGAATTGACGGCTGCGACCAACAAAGTTTTCCCAGAAACGAGATTGTGATTCGTGTATGCCCATCGATGAACCTTGGCCAATTGGCGTTCCAGCTAACTCTGGACTAATGTTCTGTTCATAGAGCGCATGGCCACCTTCGTGCAATGAACTAAAGACTGCACTAG is part of the Paenibacillus segetis genome and encodes:
- a CDS encoding aromatic acid exporter family protein, with translation MGFRVIKTAVATLLSILTADSLGVENPLSAGLLAILGVDVTRKRSLHTVSTRFFASILGLILAFGLFYLFGFHFWVLALYIMIAFPLMARANFKDGIVTSSVVVFRVFGGEDLSFHTMVTQIELLVIGLGYATLVNFAYMPKHEHKLSDIRNKVDELFSVIFKQIAVSLRDPYHVWNGQELIDAGTLIAQGQTTANHALENQMINPNDAWNVYFYMRKQQLERVEYMLELISRVYQRMPQGEVAATLFDQLSIDVVDTTYTGKTERLLEMMQEEFKMMELPSTREEFEIRSAILQVCRELGIYLNIAKKYKEPVQIKSDDMV
- a CDS encoding ABC transporter permease — encoded protein: MSGHAREQWLHEKWIQYKLQKRRTKFWVFTVQMLMLLSFILLWELAGRMKWIDVLIFSYPSKVGAQIIKDMISGELWPHLAMTVGEVAIGFLLGTLLGTLLAVLIWWSPFLSKVLDPYMVVFNSMPKVALGPIFIVLFGAGFTAIVMTTLSITVIITTLVVYNAFNEVDSNLIKVIVTFGGKRRDVFLKAILPASFPTIVSTLKVNVGMAWVGVIVGEFLVAKIGLGYLIVYGFQVFNFTLVISSLVIIAVVATGMYQLVVYVERKLVRER
- a CDS encoding ABC transporter ATP-binding protein yields the protein MAPVVELRDVDLVYVTGREAVLALEGMNLTVAPGELISLVGPSGCGKTTLLSLIAGLIPPSHGEVLLHGRPVGGPSPEVGYMLQQDYLFPWRTILDNALLGLELTGRLNNQSTDFVLELLDGMGLADTAKLHPNHLSGGMRQRVALVRTLATNPDLLLLDEPFSALDYQTKLQLEDLVVDTLKQRKKTGVLVTHDLSEAIAVSDRVIVLAAKPGRIKGVFNIPDNIARTQPFFARKEAGFNELFHEIWKELEDSDSSGNSNRKEG
- a CDS encoding ABC transporter substrate-binding protein, with amino-acid sequence MLKRYAALLLAVLVSLSLTLSGCGGTGGKIPTVKIGEVTRSVFYAPQYVALAKGFFKDEGLNVELQTTPGGDKTMTALLSGAIDVALVGAETSIYVYQQGSDDPVINFAQLTQTDGTFLVSRDEMTDFDWSKLKGSVFLGQRKGGMPQMAGEFTLKKHNIDPHQDLELIQNIEFANIAAAFASGTGQYVQLFEPQASIFEAEGKGHVVASFGTESGKLPYTVFMTKQSYIKKNQKVVQKFTNAIHKAQLWIKEHSPEETATTISPFFKDSDQAILASAVKRYLEQGSYAESPALTDSAWNNLLDIMESAGELKERVPAEKLVDNTFADSAVSSDK